CAATAAGCAAAGAATCTCTACTTACCATTTGTACTAAAGAGATCGTTACGCCATTCCAGTTTGGCAACATTCATACGGAAGGTGATTTTGTAACCGGAATAGAAGAAAAGCCGGATATAAGAACTACTATTCTGGCAGGGATATACATTTTTAAGCCGGGAATTCTTGATTTGATCCCGGACAATGAATACTTTGGTATGGACAGCCTGATTCGCAAGATGATTGATCTGAGCTTGCCTATTACGCATTATCCAATCGAGGAATACTGGCTGGACATTGGGCAAGTGAAAGACTACGAAAAGGCGCAAGAAATCTACAAAGAAAAGTTTGAATAGATTACCCACGAATGATCGCGAATGAAAGATCACGAATGTTCGCGAATGTGGTCTAGAAGGTTGAGCGCTTCGCTGTTGAGAAGGTTTAGAAGGTTGAGAGCTGGGCTTCTCCCGCGAATATTCGCGAATGTATGAACGCTAATGACCGCTAATGCCAAGGGATAAGGTCGAGAGGTTTTCGAAGCTTGAGAGAGTTTGAATGGAAAAGATAAATACAGTTGTCATCGGAGCCGGTGCGATAGGGCTTGCAATAGCTTATGAGCTGGCAAAAGCTGATCCGGATTTGGTAGTAGTTGAAAAAGAGAAAAGCTTTGGCAGGCATACCAGCAGCAGGAACAGCGAAGTAATTCATGCCGGGCATTATTACAATACCGGATCGTTGAAAGCCCGGTTGTGCGTAGAGGGCAATGCCTTACTTTATGATTATCTAAAAGAAAATGGGATTGCTCACAAGAATACCGGAAAGATCATTGTTGCCACGAATGAAGCTGAGAAAGATGTAGTGACTTCATACTTGAGGCGGGGTGAGGCAAATGGATGCTCTGGGTTCAGGATGATTACTGCAGATGAGGCTCAATCTCTTGAACCTTCTGCAAAATGTAAGGCAGGTTTGTTTATACCCAGCACTGGGATTTTTGATACACATGAGTATATGCGCAGCTTAGCGGAAAACATCGAAGAGAAGGGCGCTTTTATCGTTTATGGTGATGAAGTCACAGGCATCGTTTATGATAAGGGTTCATATATATTAGACTTTGCGAGCGGAGAGCAGTTTCAATGCAAGAATCTGATCAACTCAGCCGGCTTATGGGCAGATAGGATTGCGGCAATGGCAGGAATGGATATCGAAGCTTTGAAGATAAATCAGCATTGGTGTAAGGGGCAGTATTACAAGACCACAAAGCTGAAGGGGATTGATCATCTGATTTATCCTGTAGCGGATCCCAAAGGGATATTCCTCGGCATCCATCTAACTATCAATCTTGCCGGAGAAGTTCGATTTGGACCCAATGCTTTTTATGTAGATGAGATAGATTATCGATTTGAAAACGAATACTTCGATGAGTTTTATAAAGCTATTAACCGCTATATTGACATTCCCAAAGAAGACCTTATGCCGGATGACGTTGGCATACGCCCCAAATTGCAAGGACCAAATGACGGATTCCGCGATTTCTATATTCAGGAAGAATCGAGTAATGGCTTCCCGGGATTGGTCAATCTTATCGGTATGGAATCGCCGGGTCTCACTGCCAGCCTGGCAATTGCTAAGTATGTAAGTAAAATACAAGGTAACTAATGAGAAAAAATATGTTTACGCTTCAAGGAGAAAGCTCATGAGAGTTATGGTAACAGGTGCTGCGGGCTATATCGGCTCAGTTTTGGTAAATCAGCTTCTTGCAAAAGGATATGATGTACTGGGGGTTGATTGTCTGATGTTTGGAGGAGATTCCATCATTGGATTCTATAACCATCCCCGATTCAGTTTTGTAAAGGCTGATGTGAGGGATATTGAGACAATCAAGCCACTGCTCAGTGAAGTTGATGCAATCGTTCATCTGGCCGCTATTGTGGGTGATCCTGCTTGCGCAAAACAACCTGAACTCGCTGAAGCGATAAACTGGGAAGGGTCCAAGAATCTGCTAGAAGCTGCTCACCAGGAGCAGAGGGTTAAGCGTTTTGTGTTTGCTTCCACTTGCAGTAACTATGGGAAGATGGAAGGTGATGAGATGATTACCGAAGAATCACCTCTAAAACCCGTATCGCTATATGCGGAACTTAAAGTGAAGTTTGAGAAGCACATGCTGAGCGGTAGCTATAGAGAAGATTTTTGCCCTACTGCGCTTCGCTTTGCTACAGTATATGGCTTATCACCCCGGCTTCGTTTTGATCTTACAGTAAATGAGTTTACCAGAGACGTTGCATTAGGCAAA
This is a stretch of genomic DNA from Candidatus Cloacimonadota bacterium. It encodes these proteins:
- a CDS encoding NAD(P)/FAD-dependent oxidoreductase translates to MEKINTVVIGAGAIGLAIAYELAKADPDLVVVEKEKSFGRHTSSRNSEVIHAGHYYNTGSLKARLCVEGNALLYDYLKENGIAHKNTGKIIVATNEAEKDVVTSYLRRGEANGCSGFRMITADEAQSLEPSAKCKAGLFIPSTGIFDTHEYMRSLAENIEEKGAFIVYGDEVTGIVYDKGSYILDFASGEQFQCKNLINSAGLWADRIAAMAGMDIEALKINQHWCKGQYYKTTKLKGIDHLIYPVADPKGIFLGIHLTINLAGEVRFGPNAFYVDEIDYRFENEYFDEFYKAINRYIDIPKEDLMPDDVGIRPKLQGPNDGFRDFYIQEESSNGFPGLVNLIGMESPGLTASLAIAKYVSKIQGN
- a CDS encoding NAD(P)-dependent oxidoreductase → MRVMVTGAAGYIGSVLVNQLLAKGYDVLGVDCLMFGGDSIIGFYNHPRFSFVKADVRDIETIKPLLSEVDAIVHLAAIVGDPACAKQPELAEAINWEGSKNLLEAAHQEQRVKRFVFASTCSNYGKMEGDEMITEESPLKPVSLYAELKVKFEKHMLSGSYREDFCPTALRFATVYGLSPRLRFDLTVNEFTRDVALGKELVIFGEQFWRPYCHVEDLARACVAVIEASPDKVKQNVFNVGDTKENYQKKMLAEELQKLIPDMVVKYVEKNEDPRDYRVAFEKIKNTLGFKITKT
- a CDS encoding mannose-1-phosphate guanyltransferase, with protein sequence ISKESLLTICTKEIVTPFQFGNIHTEGDFVTGIEEKPDIRTTILAGIYIFKPGILDLIPDNEYFGMDSLIRKMIDLSLPITHYPIEEYWLDIGQVKDYEKAQEIYKEKFE